A genomic region of Penaeus vannamei isolate JL-2024 chromosome 42, ASM4276789v1, whole genome shotgun sequence contains the following coding sequences:
- the LOC113827709 gene encoding BTB/POZ domain-containing protein 6-like isoform X2 — protein MRNFVYYTVMGPCKWVQLSLHLIRGRSYNLFENEDGSDVILMVGDEGYRERVPAHSWVLAAGNQYFRAMFQGPLADRHKKTYDIPNDPKGFQNLLKWLYRHECGIQSIDSALITLQVAIQYLCPELAELCVEYIGKHLTVGNVLKVLQYTWRYCPSQQCSDQSQANLDPSTAPSAPSLEALEGNSRPETNSYGANDPKPHQPSSQHTIHSMSQFQDMMDDSEFQDPTACCSDLFNVCLDVVDRGTQSVLATEFLEELDSTTLQLILKRSTLNVPSELKVFQALQRWSTAECKRRMLPLTPDNRRAVLGNLLYHVRFLCMNNEQLQQTTSLLTADEFNYLAARISGHNPVKVPPTLSPYLVTMSSPRCHKPMGLLQSGSSSTDGKSKKKNSSGKKKYTKKELVLDVVSCLAVLFD, from the exons atgaGGAACTTTGTCTACTACACCGTGATGGGTCCTTGTAAATGGGTTCAGCTCTCCTTGCATCTGATACGTGGCAG ATCCTACAACTTGTTCGAGAATGAGGACGGTAGTGACGTCATACTGATGGTGGGCGACGAGGGGTATCGAGAGAGGGTCCCCGCCCACTCCTGGGTACTGGCGGCCGGGAACCAGTACTTCCGGGCCATGTTCCAGGGGCCCCTCGCCGACAGGCACAAGAAGACCTACGATATCCCCAATGACCCTAAGGGCTTTCAGAACCTCCTGAA ATGGTTATACCGTCATGAGTGTGGAATCCAGAGCATTGACAGTGCACTCATCACTCTCCAAGTTGCCATCCAGTATCTCTGCCCAGAATTGGCCGAGCTGTGTGTGGAGTACATTGGGAAGCACTTGACTGTTGGTAATGTTCTCAAGGTGCTACAGTACACTTGGCGTTACTGTCCCTCGCAGCAGTGCTCTGATCAGAGTCAGGCAAACCTCGACCCCTCGACTGCCCCATCTGCGCCCAGTCTAGAGGCCTTGGAAGGAAACTCCAGGCCAGAAACAAACAGTTATGGTGCCAATGACCCAAAGCCACACCAGCCGTCTTCACAGCACACCATCCACAGTATGTCACAGTTTCAAGATATGATGGATGACTCAGAATTTCAGGATCCAACAGCCTGCTGCAGTGATTTATTCAATGTCTGTCTAGACGTAGTTGACAGAGGAACCCAGTCTGTCCTCGCTACAGAATTCTTAGAGGAACTCGACTCCACCACCCTTCAGCTCATCCTGAAGAGATCCACACTGAACGTACCCAGTGAACTGAAGGTGTTCCAGGCATTGCAACGGTGGTCAACGGCAGAGTGCAAGCGCCGCATGCTCCCCCTCACCCCTGACAACAGAAGAGCTGTGCTGGGCAACCTTTTATACCATGTACGATTTTTATGTATGAACAATGAGCAACTGCAACAGACTACAAGCCTTTTAACAGCAGATGAGTTCAATTATCTAGCTGCTCGCATCTCTGGTCACAATCCAGTGAAAGtgccacccactctctctccgtaCTTAGTAACAATGTCATCACCTCGCTGCCATAAGCCCATGGGGTTACTTCAGTCAGGCTCAAGTAGTACAGATggcaagagcaagaaaaagaacagCAGTGGCAAGAAAAAGTACACTAAAAAGGAGCTTGTGTTGGATGTCGTATCTTGTCTGGCAGTCTTGTTTGATTAG
- the LOC113827709 gene encoding BTB/POZ domain-containing protein 6-like isoform X3: MHWRRWRSPRSYNLFENEDGSDVILMVGDEGYRERVPAHSWVLAAGNQYFRAMFQGPLADRHKKTYDIPNDPKGFQNLLKWLYRHECGIQSIDSALITLQVAIQYLCPELAELCVEYIGKHLTVGNVLKVLQYTWRYCPSQQCSDQSQANLDPSTAPSAPSLEALEGNSRPETNSYGANDPKPHQPSSQHTIHSMSQFQDMMDDSEFQDPTACCSDLFNVCLDVVDRGTQSVLATEFLEELDSTTLQLILKRSTLNVPSELKVFQALQRWSTAECKRRMLPLTPDNRRAVLGNLLYHVRFLCMNNEQLQQTTSLLTADEFNYLAARISGHNPVKVPPTLSPYLVTMSSPRCHKPMGLLQSGSSSTDGKSKKKNSSGKKKYTKKELVLDVVSCLAVLFD, translated from the exons ATCCTACAACTTGTTCGAGAATGAGGACGGTAGTGACGTCATACTGATGGTGGGCGACGAGGGGTATCGAGAGAGGGTCCCCGCCCACTCCTGGGTACTGGCGGCCGGGAACCAGTACTTCCGGGCCATGTTCCAGGGGCCCCTCGCCGACAGGCACAAGAAGACCTACGATATCCCCAATGACCCTAAGGGCTTTCAGAACCTCCTGAA ATGGTTATACCGTCATGAGTGTGGAATCCAGAGCATTGACAGTGCACTCATCACTCTCCAAGTTGCCATCCAGTATCTCTGCCCAGAATTGGCCGAGCTGTGTGTGGAGTACATTGGGAAGCACTTGACTGTTGGTAATGTTCTCAAGGTGCTACAGTACACTTGGCGTTACTGTCCCTCGCAGCAGTGCTCTGATCAGAGTCAGGCAAACCTCGACCCCTCGACTGCCCCATCTGCGCCCAGTCTAGAGGCCTTGGAAGGAAACTCCAGGCCAGAAACAAACAGTTATGGTGCCAATGACCCAAAGCCACACCAGCCGTCTTCACAGCACACCATCCACAGTATGTCACAGTTTCAAGATATGATGGATGACTCAGAATTTCAGGATCCAACAGCCTGCTGCAGTGATTTATTCAATGTCTGTCTAGACGTAGTTGACAGAGGAACCCAGTCTGTCCTCGCTACAGAATTCTTAGAGGAACTCGACTCCACCACCCTTCAGCTCATCCTGAAGAGATCCACACTGAACGTACCCAGTGAACTGAAGGTGTTCCAGGCATTGCAACGGTGGTCAACGGCAGAGTGCAAGCGCCGCATGCTCCCCCTCACCCCTGACAACAGAAGAGCTGTGCTGGGCAACCTTTTATACCATGTACGATTTTTATGTATGAACAATGAGCAACTGCAACAGACTACAAGCCTTTTAACAGCAGATGAGTTCAATTATCTAGCTGCTCGCATCTCTGGTCACAATCCAGTGAAAGtgccacccactctctctccgtaCTTAGTAACAATGTCATCACCTCGCTGCCATAAGCCCATGGGGTTACTTCAGTCAGGCTCAAGTAGTACAGATggcaagagcaagaaaaagaacagCAGTGGCAAGAAAAAGTACACTAAAAAGGAGCTTGTGTTGGATGTCGTATCTTGTCTGGCAGTCTTGTTTGATTAG